In Candidatus Cohnella colombiensis, one DNA window encodes the following:
- a CDS encoding ROK family protein, which produces MRIGAVEAGGTKIVCGIGNEEGEILERISFPTVKPEETVRQIIAYFQDKQVEAIGVGSFGPINIDVNSLQYGYVTTTPKPGWSNYPFLPELKKALHVPFGWDTDVNAAALGEATWGAAKGLESCLYYTIGTGVGVGVYTEGKLVHGLIHPEGGHILTRRHPEDTYGGFCPYHGDCLEGMTAGPAIEGRWGIKGSELDVDHKAWEFTAFYIGQAVAGAILMLSPQKVILGGGVMHQEQLFPLIREQVRRNLNGYVSSPALAEHIDTYIVAPGLGDNAGLAGSLALGLRALG; this is translated from the coding sequence GTGCGAATTGGTGCAGTTGAAGCAGGCGGAACGAAAATTGTATGCGGGATTGGTAATGAAGAGGGTGAAATCCTCGAAAGAATAAGCTTTCCAACAGTTAAGCCAGAGGAAACGGTTCGTCAAATTATCGCTTATTTCCAAGATAAGCAAGTCGAAGCGATTGGAGTAGGCTCGTTCGGGCCGATCAATATAGATGTGAACAGCCTGCAATATGGTTACGTGACGACGACACCTAAGCCAGGTTGGAGTAATTATCCATTCCTTCCTGAGTTGAAAAAGGCTCTTCATGTTCCATTTGGCTGGGATACGGATGTTAATGCAGCAGCTCTGGGTGAAGCAACATGGGGAGCGGCAAAAGGTTTGGAGAGCTGTCTTTACTATACGATTGGAACAGGTGTAGGTGTAGGAGTATATACAGAAGGCAAGCTCGTACACGGTCTAATTCATCCTGAAGGTGGTCATATTCTGACAAGGCGTCATCCTGAAGATACTTATGGCGGTTTCTGCCCGTATCATGGGGATTGCTTGGAAGGGATGACTGCAGGACCAGCGATTGAAGGGCGTTGGGGGATTAAAGGTAGTGAGCTGGATGTGGATCATAAAGCGTGGGAATTCACCGCATTCTATATCGGTCAAGCAGTTGCAGGAGCAATTCTAATGCTTTCTCCCCAAAAAGTTATTTTGGGCGGTGGCGTTATGCATCAAGAGCAGCTTTTCCCGCTTATTCGAGAGCAGGTGCGTCGTAATCTGAACGGTTATGTGAGCTCACCAGCGTTAGCGGAGCACATTGATACGTATATCGTAGCTCCAGGCTTGGGAGATAATGCCGGTCTAGCGGGATCGCTTGCGTTAGGATTAAGAGCTCTTGGATGA
- a CDS encoding AraC family transcriptional regulator: protein MYLEMYNEQVVYQNPFLAMRIWQIDADKQATETTRRQLERDWKQKRFVKWHYHKEVEFLFILRGELTAFCPEEQLVLRDGDIGLFGSNEPHHSMPTNADLSYYVLQIDLHKYWDQSTLRSMRHFAEVIRPLSSLNYIYRENGQVRSETVKLIREIYEEMNNKELGYELAVSSKIKNMLLLLLRNDTQSKLHYHDNDLIERMQPALDYVDKHLHEKLSVDALCKQINISYTYFIKLFKQAVGMPFTEYVAYKRIKKAEQQLLTNNASIAEIAESVGMTNLGHFYDMFHRFNHCTPREYKLRLSPNDSRLL from the coding sequence ATGTATTTAGAAATGTACAACGAGCAGGTCGTCTATCAAAACCCATTCCTAGCAATGCGAATATGGCAGATCGATGCAGATAAACAAGCAACAGAAACGACTCGAAGACAGTTGGAGAGAGATTGGAAGCAAAAGCGATTCGTGAAGTGGCACTATCATAAAGAGGTCGAGTTTCTATTCATTCTACGGGGGGAGCTAACAGCGTTCTGTCCGGAGGAACAGCTTGTGTTGAGAGATGGGGATATCGGATTATTTGGCTCGAATGAACCTCACCACTCTATGCCGACAAATGCTGATCTTAGCTACTATGTCCTTCAGATCGATTTGCACAAATACTGGGATCAGAGCACTTTGAGAAGCATGCGCCATTTTGCCGAAGTCATACGACCTTTAAGCTCCTTGAATTACATCTACCGTGAAAATGGACAAGTCAGATCGGAGACAGTCAAGCTAATACGCGAAATTTACGAGGAAATGAACAATAAGGAGCTCGGCTATGAGCTAGCCGTCTCCTCAAAAATTAAAAATATGCTGTTATTATTGCTTCGTAACGATACGCAGTCTAAGTTGCATTATCATGACAACGATTTGATAGAACGGATGCAACCTGCGCTCGATTACGTGGATAAGCATCTCCATGAGAAGCTTTCCGTAGACGCATTATGTAAGCAGATCAACATCAGCTACACGTACTTCATCAAGCTGTTCAAGCAGGCGGTTGGGATGCCCTTCACTGAATATGTTGCGTACAAGCGGATAAAGAAAGCGGAGCAGCAGTTGTTAACGAATAACGCAAGCATTGCCGAGATTGCCGAGTCTGTCGGTATGACGAACCTCGGGCACTTTTACGACATGTTCCACCGCTTTAACCACTGCACACCTCGTGAATACAAGCTCAGACTTTCGCCAAATGATAGTAGACTCTTATAA
- a CDS encoding Ig-like domain-containing protein yields MFRKFTLHLLAIIIVAVPLLATYAGEVSAATSRVTIIKEMKGTVKVKKAGGSKEFTAFAKMSLNEGDILSVGDSSSAILAFSNGTSEDDKMSVAANSTLSFSKLTSKNGTKTKVTMFNGNAWIDVKSIETKDDQFTIETPTAIMGVRGTHLFVGIDPVTGAMKLIVGAGVVSATPSGLNTEDQSQKMTFIYPLQQISIDGDGSDSSSPQVFDIQSFINNVQQPAVLESLLRSMSDINKENELFIERMREKLQGDSSTGQFPSLPDLDPSEVERLQLNLSHLIAAIAKTAIDSKKLTQSQLDSILNEMNKTLDLNKSKLELTEQEKLQIERQRLLELEQLKQAEAQKKKEEELRKKQEALVNQLLEQQKKLEEAKQKAQEEKLKKAQEEYEKQLALAERERFLAAKEQLRKDAAASASPSPSPSNSSSPSPSITPKSQNALLSGLALSSGSISFANDAWTYTVVVNNSVSSLNITPTVADTGKATVKVNGTVASSGSSALISLNAAGVDTIVPIEVTAEDGTTKKTYTITFKRNQIPVVSAASYNTNRNVVLNGVLGAMDPDGDAVTFGKSAEPAHGTVTVFSNGQFTYTPDSNYSGYDSFKVKGYDGREYSAEMEIIINVINVNNAPVAQNSSIYMNKNVTYTETLSVIDLDGDTLTYSVVNAPTHGHLIVNGVVGNFTYTPDANYVGTDTFTFKAYDGQAYSNVATVTVQVVDATLSDLRNLNFELSRAFDPTVLDYTSAVRFGVINGIIMPVKAEVSAMLAVKLNGTTIVGDVDGMYALPFIVGSNLLEVAVTHPEGVTNTYTVTVVREAPASSEVMIQLTSDDVSEQYEFNSSNWIYDFFGQYNHTYRLTPAHHPDSSVKLFVDSAEIKKTIDNGVYGYTVELGQGSKELIFEVTYFDEVQDEVVTDYYLLYLNGPNLPASVMQFEVDFDSDEVGIEIPRPIYVGDGDIQNWIITLRQAYTGSDIAINMNWVPDDEISYAKLYVNGNDGLEFVSDSRWDATKIINEAQGLKNGYNRLVIELYKDEEVVSVFVLWLLMGDTYEDVPFYIENDRDLVSYTINDGIIEILTDGMANGLQLFLKEQESIFELVSIVNTVTLEIPSLTEDEDGYQLGLSTGENWYKVIFNSQDRMNPRIYMIKITK; encoded by the coding sequence ATGTTTCGCAAATTTACATTACATCTACTGGCAATTATAATTGTCGCGGTGCCTTTGCTAGCTACATATGCGGGGGAAGTGAGTGCAGCGACCTCCCGTGTTACAATCATTAAGGAAATGAAAGGTACGGTAAAGGTCAAGAAAGCCGGGGGCTCTAAGGAGTTTACGGCCTTCGCTAAGATGAGTCTGAACGAAGGGGATATTCTGTCTGTTGGAGACAGTAGCTCTGCTATTCTCGCATTCTCGAATGGAACTTCTGAAGATGACAAGATGAGCGTTGCGGCGAATTCGACCTTGTCCTTTTCTAAGCTGACTAGCAAAAATGGCACGAAAACGAAGGTTACGATGTTCAACGGAAATGCGTGGATCGATGTGAAATCGATCGAGACGAAGGATGACCAGTTCACAATCGAGACACCGACTGCAATCATGGGTGTACGTGGCACGCATTTGTTTGTTGGTATAGATCCTGTGACGGGGGCAATGAAGCTCATCGTAGGTGCAGGTGTCGTTAGTGCAACGCCATCAGGACTAAATACGGAAGATCAGAGTCAAAAAATGACGTTTATTTACCCTTTGCAGCAGATCTCTATTGACGGTGATGGCTCGGATTCTTCGAGTCCGCAAGTTTTCGACATTCAAAGCTTCATTAACAATGTGCAGCAGCCTGCTGTGCTTGAATCGCTTTTGAGAAGTATGTCGGATATTAATAAAGAGAATGAGTTGTTTATCGAGCGTATGCGTGAAAAACTTCAAGGTGATTCTTCTACGGGTCAATTTCCCTCATTGCCTGATCTTGATCCATCAGAAGTTGAGCGATTACAGTTAAACTTAAGCCATTTAATCGCGGCAATTGCAAAAACTGCAATTGACTCGAAAAAGCTAACTCAGAGTCAATTGGATAGTATTCTTAATGAAATGAATAAGACGTTAGATTTGAATAAATCGAAGCTGGAATTAACAGAGCAGGAGAAGCTGCAGATCGAGAGGCAACGTCTGTTAGAGCTAGAGCAGTTGAAGCAAGCTGAAGCTCAGAAGAAGAAGGAAGAAGAGCTTCGGAAGAAGCAGGAGGCGCTCGTTAATCAACTACTGGAGCAGCAGAAGAAGCTAGAGGAAGCGAAACAAAAAGCACAGGAAGAAAAGCTTAAGAAGGCGCAAGAAGAATACGAAAAGCAGCTTGCATTAGCGGAACGTGAACGGTTTCTCGCGGCGAAGGAGCAGCTGAGGAAGGATGCCGCAGCTAGCGCGAGCCCATCACCATCGCCATCGAACTCAAGCAGTCCGAGTCCGTCTATAACCCCGAAATCTCAGAATGCACTGTTAAGTGGACTTGCTTTGTCGAGCGGGTCGATTTCGTTCGCGAACGATGCTTGGACCTATACGGTTGTAGTTAATAACTCGGTATCCAGTTTAAACATCACTCCGACAGTCGCGGACACAGGAAAAGCGACAGTGAAGGTGAATGGTACAGTTGCCTCGAGTGGCTCGTCGGCTTTGATTTCATTGAACGCTGCAGGAGTAGACACAATTGTGCCTATAGAAGTTACTGCAGAGGATGGAACTACGAAGAAGACCTATACGATAACATTTAAACGGAATCAAATACCGGTAGTTTCGGCTGCATCATACAACACGAATCGGAATGTTGTGCTGAATGGAGTGCTTGGTGCTATGGATCCTGATGGGGATGCTGTAACGTTTGGAAAGTCGGCTGAACCTGCGCATGGTACTGTAACTGTATTTTCCAATGGTCAATTTACTTATACACCGGATTCGAACTATTCAGGTTATGATTCATTCAAAGTTAAGGGATATGATGGTCGAGAATATTCTGCTGAAATGGAAATCATTATTAATGTTATCAATGTGAATAATGCTCCTGTAGCGCAAAATAGTTCGATCTACATGAATAAAAATGTGACTTATACAGAAACTCTGTCCGTAATAGATTTAGATGGGGATACGCTCACCTATTCAGTAGTAAACGCTCCAACGCATGGTCATTTGATAGTTAATGGTGTAGTAGGTAATTTCACTTATACACCTGATGCAAATTACGTAGGCACCGATACATTTACATTTAAAGCATATGATGGACAGGCGTATTCTAATGTAGCGACAGTTACAGTTCAAGTTGTTGATGCCACGTTATCCGATTTGAGAAATCTTAATTTTGAGCTTAGTCGTGCGTTTGACCCGACGGTTCTAGATTATACATCTGCAGTACGCTTTGGAGTAATTAATGGAATTATTATGCCAGTAAAAGCAGAAGTGAGCGCGATGCTTGCTGTAAAATTGAATGGAACTACAATCGTGGGCGATGTAGATGGGATGTACGCCTTGCCGTTCATCGTTGGAAGTAATTTATTGGAAGTCGCTGTTACTCATCCTGAAGGTGTTACGAACACGTATACTGTTACGGTTGTAAGGGAAGCGCCAGCATCGAGCGAGGTAATGATTCAATTGACTTCGGATGACGTGTCTGAGCAATATGAGTTTAATAGTTCCAATTGGATATACGATTTCTTTGGACAATACAATCATACGTATCGGCTAACACCAGCGCATCATCCTGACTCATCGGTTAAGCTATTTGTGGATAGCGCTGAAATTAAGAAGACAATCGATAACGGCGTGTATGGATATACAGTGGAGTTAGGGCAAGGTTCAAAGGAGCTAATCTTTGAAGTAACATACTTTGATGAAGTTCAAGATGAAGTTGTGACTGATTATTATCTTCTATATCTGAATGGTCCGAATCTACCTGCAAGTGTAATGCAATTTGAAGTTGATTTTGATTCTGATGAAGTGGGAATCGAGATACCTAGACCTATATATGTTGGCGACGGAGACATCCAGAATTGGATCATTACTCTAAGGCAAGCATATACAGGTAGCGATATTGCCATCAATATGAATTGGGTCCCTGATGATGAAATCTCATATGCTAAATTGTATGTGAATGGTAATGATGGGCTAGAATTTGTATCCGATTCAAGATGGGATGCAACGAAGATAATAAATGAAGCTCAAGGGTTAAAGAATGGCTATAACCGCTTAGTAATTGAATTGTATAAAGACGAAGAAGTTGTATCAGTATTCGTGCTGTGGTTATTGATGGGTGATACTTATGAGGATGTTCCATTCTACATCGAGAATGATCGTGATCTTGTTTCATATACGATTAACGATGGCATCATTGAGATCTTAACAGACGGAATGGCAAATGGGTTGCAACTATTCCTGAAAGAGCAAGAGTCGATATTCGAGTTAGTATCAATTGTTAATACGGTTACTTTGGAAATACCGTCCTTGACAGAGGATGAGGATGGCTATCAGCTTGGATTGAGTACCGGTGAAAATTGGTACAAAGTCATCTTTAACTCACAAGATAGGATGAACCCACGTATATACATGATCAAGATTACTAAGTGA
- a CDS encoding C40 family peptidase, giving the protein MIKSMTRKIVLTGMLAVVGFTGVAFGSGAQASAATAQSLELLSYGKEYIGTPYKYGSPSGVTSAFDCSSFVQYVFQSKDISLPRTSVSQAYVGDKIDKAYLSVGDLVFYRTGNSWISHVAIYAGDGKILHASSTNGVTLSDMNTSYWKKAFVMARRVL; this is encoded by the coding sequence TTGATTAAATCAATGACTCGTAAAATAGTATTAACAGGAATGTTAGCAGTTGTCGGATTTACAGGAGTTGCATTTGGTTCAGGAGCTCAAGCAAGTGCGGCTACAGCACAATCGCTAGAGTTGTTGTCTTACGGCAAGGAGTATATTGGAACACCATACAAATATGGTTCTCCAAGTGGTGTGACGTCTGCGTTCGATTGCTCTTCATTCGTTCAATATGTGTTTCAATCCAAAGACATCTCGTTACCGCGTACTTCTGTTTCTCAAGCTTATGTAGGTGACAAGATCGACAAAGCATACTTAAGCGTAGGAGACCTTGTTTTTTACCGTACAGGAAACAGCTGGATTAGCCACGTTGCGATCTATGCAGGAGACGGTAAAATATTGCACGCAAGCAGCACGAACGGTGTCACATTATCCGACATGAATACGAGCTATTGGAAGAAAGCCTTCGTCATGGCACGAAGAGTATTATAA